The nucleotide sequence GGGCTGGAGGATGGGATGCGGGGGATGCAGGCGTTTCGCTTCGAGCGGGATCCCAACGGGGCGCAGCGGGTGGCCCTGGCCAAACACGGGGGAACGCCCGTTTTGCCTACAATTGGGGTCTGTCCCGCTGCCTGGAGGCGCTGGAGCAGGGC is from Thermoflexus sp. and encodes:
- a CDS encoding helix-turn-helix domain-containing protein encodes the protein MPVLTTGCNRETLRAEPRQARAGGWDAGDAGVSLRAGSQRGAAGGPGQTRGNARFAYNWGLSRCLEALEQG